The DNA sequence TTGAGAATTTAACCGAAAACTTTAATTTGGCAATTCCGGCGGAAAGAAAAAAATATTTTGAGGCCAAGGCCGGCAAAGAAATTAAAAAACTGAAAGAGTATTTGGAGAATAACACTTTTATCGCTTACTGGCTGGGCAAAAAAAATTCCGGCAAAGGCACTTACTCAAAGCTAATGATGGAAATATTCGGGGAAGAAAAAATCGGCCATATTTCCGTCGGCGACGTGGTCAGAAGCGTGCATAAGGATATTGACGATGAAAATAAAATGAAAGAATTGATGGAATATCTGGAAAAAAATTACCGCGGCTACATTTCCATTGACGAAGGGATAAAAGCGCTTCTGGCGCGAGACACAAAAACTTTATTGCCGACTGAATTTATCCTTACCTTGGTCAAGAGAGAAATTGACAAAATGCCGAGAAAAACCTTGTTTATTGACGGCTTTCCCCGCGAACTTGACCAGGTTTCTTATTCCCTTTATTTCCGCGACCTGATTAATTATCGGCAGGACCCGGATATTTTTGCGGCGATTAACATTCCGGAAGCGGTAATTGACGAACGCATGAAATACCGCGTGGTCTGCCCCCGTTGCCAAACTCCCCGAAACCTGAAACTTTTAGCGACGCAAAAAGTCGGCTATGATGAAACAAAAAAAGAATTTTATCTGATTTGCGACGACCCGGCCTGCGATAATGCCCGCATGACAGGAAAAGAAGGAGACAGTCTGGGCATTGAATC is a window from the Patescibacteria group bacterium genome containing:
- a CDS encoding nucleoside monophosphate kinase produces the protein MKNYEQDFPLELSKTKVENLTENFNLAIPAERKKYFEAKAGKEIKKLKEYLENNTFIAYWLGKKNSGKGTYSKLMMEIFGEEKIGHISVGDVVRSVHKDIDDENKMKELMEYLEKNYRGYISIDEGIKALLARDTKTLLPTEFILTLVKREIDKMPRKTLFIDGFPRELDQVSYSLYFRDLINYRQDPDIFAAINIPEAVIDERMKYRVVCPRCQTPRNLKLLATQKVGYDETKKEFYLICDDPACDNARMTGKEGDSLGIESIRARIELDDKLIDKVFSLHGVPKILLRNSIPVEEAEKLVDNYEITPEYGYKLEEN